CTGGTCGAGCCTGGAGCGCCCGCTGTGGCCGCTCTCGACCACGGCGTGACCGTGGGGGACGGGGTCTTCGAGACCCTCAAGGTGGTCGACGGGGTGCCGTTCGCGCTGACCCGGCACCTGCGCCGGCTCGCCTCCTCCGCGGCGGGGCTGGGGCTCCTGCCGCCGGACCCGCAGGTGATCCGTGACGGCATCGACCAGGTCCTGCTGGACCCGCTCGAGCGCGGTCGGCTGCGCATCACGATGACGGCCGGCCCCGGACCCCTCGGCTCGGGTCGCGGGGATGCGGCCGCCACCTACGTGGTCGTCGCCGCCCCGGCGCCCCGGCACGAGCTGACCGCGCGGGTGAGCGTCGTCCCGTGGACGCGCAACGAGCGCAGCGCGGTGGCCGGGCTCAAGACGACGTCCTACGCGGAGAACGTGGTCGCCCTCGCGTACGCGACGGCGCGCGGCGGCAGCGAGGCGTTGCTCGCCAACACCCGTGGTCAGCTCTGCGAGGGCACTGGATCCAACGTCTTCCTGGTCTCGGGCGAGCGGCTGCTCACGCCACCGCTGTCCTCAGGTTGCCTCGCCGGCATCACTCGCGAGCTGCTCATCGAGTGGGCGATCGCCGATGGTGTCGACGTCGACGAGGCAGACCTCGGCCTCGACGACCTGCGCGGCGCGGACGAGGTCATGATCACCTCGTCGACCCGAGACGTCCAGGCGGTCGCCGCCGTCGACGACCGTCAGCTGGACGCGCCAGGGCCGGTGACCCGGCGGCTCACCGAGCTGTTCGCCCGGTGCGCCGCGCGGGACCTCGACCCGTAGACCCAGGTGCGTGACGCCCCGGGCCAGATGCGGGGCTAGGACGCCAGCAGCTCGGCGATCGCCGTGTCCACGTCCAGGTGGTCACCCTCGTAGCCGAGCGGCACCGCGTCGTACGTGCGGGCCAGGAAGCACTCGAGGCCCTCGGCGTCGGCCGCGAGCAGCGCGGAGCCGTCAGGCGAGCTCAGCTGGAGCATGACCACCGCGCGGTCATCCTCCACCGTCGGCCAGACCCGGACGTCGCCGTCGCCGCAGGGGGCGTGCAGGCCGTCGCTGAGCAGGTCTCTGCCCAGCACCCAAGAGATCGCCTCCTCGCCGGCACGGAAGGTGGCCTCGACGGCATAGGGGTCGCATGCCTCGAACCGCAAGGTGGCGGTGAGGAGCAGTCCCTCGTCACCGGGGACGACGAGACGCAGGTCGACGTCGTCCACGACTGACACGGGGGGCTGGAGCATGGTGGTCCTCCTGGGGTTGGGCGGGGTGTGCCCTCGTCGTGGCTAATGTGCCCCAACTGGAGGCGGGTCAAACCTGGGTGTCCGATATCCGTCATAAGTCGTCCGCTTTGTCCGATCTGCTTCTCTCGCAAGGTCAAGCGCTGGTCAAGTCCGGTCCAACGTCGGCCAAAACGTGCGATGGAGAGGTTCGGCGCGGCCGAGCGGCGCTCGCCACGTACCCTGTTCTGGTGACGACCACGGGGCCGACGGCGGGGGCCGAGCAGGACGAGCAGGAGCCCGTCGAGCGGGACGACGACTGGGCCTGGCGCGCTCGGATCAGGGCGAACCGCACCAGCTACCGGATCTACCGCGCGGTGGTCGGCGTCGTGGGTCTGGCCATCGTGGTGGCTGGCATCATCGCGATCCCCGCACCCGGCCCGGGCTGGGCCATCGTCTTCGTCGGCCTGGCGATCCTGGCCAGCGAGTTCGAGAAGGCCGACCGGCTGCTGCAGTTCGCCCGGCGGCACGTGCAGCGCTGGACGCAGTGGGTGGGGGACCAGGCGTGGTGGGTCCGAGTGCTGCTCGGTCTGGCGACGCTGGTGCTGGTGCTGGCCCTGTTCTGGACGTACTTCACCCTGGTCGGCGTGCCCACCTGGTTCCCGGACCCGGCCGAGGACGTCCTGCACGACGTGCCCGGCCTGTAGCGACCAGCCGATTTCTGACGGCCGTCGCTGATCGGGTAAGGTGATTCTCCGCGCTGCCGGTGGTGGCGCGGCCGTACGAGTACGGGCGATTGGCTCAGTGGTAGAGCGCCTCGTTCACACCGA
This DNA window, taken from Angustibacter luteus, encodes the following:
- a CDS encoding TIGR02611 family protein codes for the protein MTTTGPTAGAEQDEQEPVERDDDWAWRARIRANRTSYRIYRAVVGVVGLAIVVAGIIAIPAPGPGWAIVFVGLAILASEFEKADRLLQFARRHVQRWTQWVGDQAWWVRVLLGLATLVLVLALFWTYFTLVGVPTWFPDPAEDVLHDVPGL
- a CDS encoding SsgA family sporulation/cell division regulator, whose amino-acid sequence is MLQPPVSVVDDVDLRLVVPGDEGLLLTATLRFEACDPYAVEATFRAGEEAISWVLGRDLLSDGLHAPCGDGDVRVWPTVEDDRAVVMLQLSSPDGSALLAADAEGLECFLARTYDAVPLGYEGDHLDVDTAIAELLAS
- a CDS encoding aminotransferase class IV yields the protein MTDDGLRAWVNGALVEPGAPAVAALDHGVTVGDGVFETLKVVDGVPFALTRHLRRLASSAAGLGLLPPDPQVIRDGIDQVLLDPLERGRLRITMTAGPGPLGSGRGDAAATYVVVAAPAPRHELTARVSVVPWTRNERSAVAGLKTTSYAENVVALAYATARGGSEALLANTRGQLCEGTGSNVFLVSGERLLTPPLSSGCLAGITRELLIEWAIADGVDVDEADLGLDDLRGADEVMITSSTRDVQAVAAVDDRQLDAPGPVTRRLTELFARCAARDLDP